ACCGGCGGCTGACCGGCGAATCGCTGCTGGTGGTCGACGAGAAGACCGGCTACCTGGTCAACCTGTCCGGCGGCGACATCGCGGCCGGCGACCTGACGCTGCGGATCGACGTCGCCCAGCTGCTCACCACCTTCGCGCTGCGGATCGGCCCGGAGCGCTCGGTGGCGGTCGCCAACGGGGTGCTCGGCGCCGACCGGGTGGCCGCCGCGCTGCCGCTGCTCCAGCCGGTCGGGCTGAGCCGGTCCACCCGGATCGACCTGTCCCGGCTGACCAAGGAGCGCAAGTCCGCCGCCCAGGCCCTGGCGCTGGAGCAGGTCGCGGCGGGCGAGCGGACCCAGCAGCAGGCCGAGGAGGACATCGCGGCGGCCAGCGAGGACCTGCTCAGCCGGATCCGCGGCCAGATCCTCCAGGTCGTGCCCGAGGCCCCGCTGGCGCCGGAGAAGATCGAGCGGCTCAAGCCGAAGACCGTGATCACCGTGGTGGCGCTGGCCTTCGCGGCGTACTTCGCGCTGACCACCATCAAGCCCGAGCAGTTCAACCTGGACCGGATGAACTGGGCCTGGGCGGCCGCCGCGCTGTCGGCCTCCGCCGTCACCTACGTGGCCGCCTCGATGAGCCTGACCGGCTTCGTGCCGGAGCGGCTGCCGTTCAAGCGGACGGTGGCGGCCCAGGTGGCCGGCTCGTTCGTGAAGCTGGTGGCACCGGCCGCGATCGGCGGCATCGCGCTGAACACCCGGTACCTGCAGAAGTCCGGCATCCGCTCCGGCCCCGCGGTGGCCAGCGTCGGCGCCTCCCAGCTGGCCGGTCTGGCCGGGCACCTGCTGCTGCTGTTCGTCTTCGGCCTGGTGACGGGCAGTCAGAACGACGGCAGCGAGGGCACCGACAAGGCGGTGATCATCGCGATCCTGACCGCGGCGGTGCTGGCCCTGGTGATCGCGGCGGTGGGCCCGCTGCGGCGCTTCGTGGTGACCAGGGTGCGCTCGCTGTTCTTCGGCGTGGTGCCCCGGATGCTCGACCTGATGCAGACCCCGACCAAGCTGCTCACCGGCTTCGGCGGCATCCTGCTGCTCACCCTGAGCTTCACCACCTGCCTGGACGCCTCGATCCGCGCCTTCGGGTACTCGATGAGCTTCTCCGCCGTCGCGGTGGTCTTCCTGACCGCCAACGCGGCCGGTTCGGCCATCCCCACCCCGGGCGGCATCGGCGCGGTCGAGATCGCCCTGTTCGGTGCCCTGATCGCCTCCAGCGTCCCGCCCAGCGTGGCCACTCCGGCGGTCTTCCTCTACCGGGCGCTGACCTTCTGGCTGCCCGTCATCCCGGGCTGGCTCTGCTACAACGTCCTGCAACGCAGAGGCGCGCTGTAAAGCCGTGAGGGGCGCGGGGCCAGTGGCCCCGCGCCCCTCACGGCGTACTCGCTTAGTAGACCGGCTTGTGCGGCTCGATCTGGTTCACCCAGCCGAGCACGCCGCCACCGAGGTGGACCGCGTCCGAGAAGCCCGCCGACTTGAGGACGGCCAGCACCTCGGCCGAGCGGACGCCCGACTTGCAGTGCAGCACGATCTTCTTGTCCTGCGGCAGCGTCTCCAGCGCGTTCCCCATCAGGAACTCGTTCTTCGGGATCAGCACCGCACCCGGGATGTTGACGATCTCGTACTCGCCGGGCTCGCGGACGTCGACCAGGAAGATGTCCTCCTCGTCGTCCTGCCACGCCTTGAGCTGCTTGGAGGTGATGGTCGAGCCCGCGGCCGCGGCCTGGGCCTCCTCCGACACGACGCCGCAGAAGGCCTCGTAGTCGATCAGCTCGGTGACCGTCGGGTTCTCACCGCAGAGCGCGCAGTCCGGGTCCTTGCGGATCTTGACCTGACGGTAGTTCATCTCCAGCGCGTCGTAGATCATCAGACGGCCCACCAGCGGCTCGCCGACCCCGGCCAGCAGCTTGATCGCCTCGGTGACCTGGATCGAGCCGATCGAGGCGCAGAGCACGCCCAGCACGCCGCCCTCGGCGCAGGACGGCACCATGCCGGCCGGCGGGGCCTCGGGGTAGAGGCAGCGGTAGCACGGGCCGTGCTCGGCCCAGAACACGCTGGCCTGGCCGTCGAAGCGGTAGATCGAGCCCCACACGTACGGCTTGCCGAGCAGCACCGCGGCGTCGTTCACCAGGTACCGGGTGGCGAAGTTGTCGGTGCCGTCGACGATCAGGTCGTAGCCGGAGAAGATCTCCATCACGTTGTCGTTGTCGAGGCGCTCCTCGTGGAGGATCACGTTGACGTAGGGGTTGATCTCCTTGACCGACTCCCGCGCCGACTCGCCCTTGGAGCGACCGATGTCGGACTGGCCGTGGATGATCTGCCGCTGCAGGTTCGACTCGTCGACGACGTCGAACTCGACGATGCCGAGGGTGCCGACACCAGCCGCCGCCAGGTACATCAGGGCGGGCGAGCCGAGGCCGCCGGCGCCGACACAGAGCACCTTGGCGTTCTTCAGCCGCTTCTGCCCGGCCATCCCGACATCCGGGATGATCAGGTGGCGGGAGTACCGGCGGACCTCGTCAACGGTGAGCTCGGCGGCCGGCTCGACCAGGGGTGGCAGCGACACGGGGACTCCGATGGTCGTCAGTTCGGGGCTTGGCATGAGCCACCATCGGTGACTCTGCTACGCCAACAGTGTCACTCGGCCGGGGTATTCCGAGACAGCGGGTCCGAAGGATGAGACGGTCGGCGCCGGATGCTGGGACCACCCCCCGAGGGCCCAACTCCCCTGGTGGGTGGCGGTCAGACCCGACAGGCGGTCTCCAGCCAGATGTCGCCGAGCGACTCCTCCAGCGGCACCTGTGTCCGCCAGCCGAGACGGTCCCGCGCCGTCCGGACGTCGGCCTGCCGCCACTGCGCGGGCTCGCCGGCCGGGCGGTGCGGCGGGTAGTGCGGCAGGTGCTCCTGCCCCGCCCCCGGCTGCACCGGCAGCGCCGCCACCCGGGCGTCCTCGCTGATCGAGCCCTCGAACCCGGCGGCCCGCACCAGCAGCTGCGCCGCGTCCCTGGCCCGGACGGCGTGGCCGCTGCCGATGTTGATCACCCCGGTGGCGGCCGAGACCGCGGCCGACTGGATCGCCCGGGCGACGTCCCTGACATCGACGAAATCCCGGTATCCGGACAGGTCGGGCATCCGGACCTGGTGCTCCTCCTGCTCCAGCGCCCGGCGCAGCCCCTCCGCCAACCGCCCGAACAGCGAGGCCGCGGGCGATCCTGGCCCGACCACGTCGAAGACCCGGAGCACCGCCGCGTCCAGCCCGGAGGCCAGCACCAGCTCCGTCCCCGCCAGCTTGGAGACCCCGTACGGACCGGCCGGCCGGGGCTCCGCACTCTCCGGCACCGGCACCCCGGCGGGCATCGGCCCGTACTCGGCGGCCGAGCCGACGTGCACCAGCCTGGCCGGCTCCCGGCTGCGCCGGATCGCCTCGCAGACGGTGGCCACCGCGAGCGTGTTGGACCGGATCAGGGTCCGCGAGCTGCCGTACGTCGCCCCGGCGCAGTTGATCACCGCCTGCGGGGCCACCGCGTCCAGGAACCGGGCCAGCGCGCCGGGACTGCCCGCCGTCAGGTCGAAGCGGATGTCGGCCGAGTCGCGTCGGCCGAGCACGGTGACCTGGAGGTCCGGTTCGACCAGCAGTCGTTCGGCGACCCGCCGGCCGATGAAGCCGTCGGCGCCCAGCAGCAGCACCCTCATCAGGGGGTGTCCTTCCACGAGATTCGTACGGGGGTTTGGGAACTGCGGTGCGCGCCCGGGCGGCCCAGCACCAGCCAGGCGTACGGCAGCAGCAGCACTGCGGCCGAGCCGCAGGCGAGCAGTTGGGCGGTCTCCGGCCGGTACCGGACCGTGGTCAGCAGCAGTCCGGCCGTGCCGGCCGCCAGCAGCCCGGCCACCGCCGGGGCCGCCCGGCCGGAGCGCAGCAGGACCGTGGCCGGGAGCAGCAGCAGCCCGAGCGCGGCCTGACCGGCCCACTGCGGGCCGGTCGCCCGGTGCACGGCCTCGTACAGCAGGCCGCCGCCCGGGTCGGGTCCGGGGGTGACCGCGGTGAGCAGCACCAGACCGGCCAGGCCGAGCCCGGCCGTCACCAGCAGCTGCAGGCCGGAGGCCACCGGCAGGGCCGGCCACATCCGGGCCCGGAAGTCGGCCATCGTGCGGGCCGCGCCGAGGTGGCCCCGGCCCACCTGCCGCAGCCAGCCGCAGGACCACTCCACCGCGCCGGCGGCCGTCGCGGCCGCTACGCCGAGCACCGCGCCCGCCGGGCCGCCGACCGTCACCGGCAGCACCACCAGCAGGGCCACCCCGGCGCCGTAGCCGGCCCGCTGCAGGACCGTTCCGCCCAGGTCGGCGGCGGCCGGGTCGGGACGGGCGGCCGCCCAGGCCAGCCAGCCGCCGCAGAGCACGGCCAGCGGCCCCCGGGCCACCGGCGGCAGCACCGCGGCACCGCCGGCCAGCGCCGCCGCGGGCAGACCGTGCCGGACGGCGCTGCGCAGCGCCCGCCAGGACCGCTCCCGCCAGCGCACCGGCGGCACCGGCGCCGGGGCGGGCGGTGGCCGGCGCGGGACCCGGGCGTACAGCTCCTCGGCCAGCGAGAACACGTCGGCGTGCCGGCAGCGGGCCGCCTCGGCGGGGCCCAGACCGGCGTCCTCCAGGGCGGCGGCGATCTCCAGCGCGTCCACGGCCTGCTCGCACGACGTGCGGTGACGCTCCATCAGCTCCCGCACCGGATCCACCTCCCGCCCGGTCATCAGACCGCCTCGGCCACGGGCTCGGCGGTGACGGGCCCGGCCACCCAGTACTCGGCGGGCCGCGCGAACGGCCGCGCCGCCGCCTTGGCCACCGCCGGGAAGGCGGGCCAGCGGGAGACCAGCTCCAGGTAGATCTCCCGGAAGGCCGTCACCACCGGCTCCACCGCGAAACGCTCCTGCGCCCGCAGCCGCCCGGCCAGACCGAGCCTGGCCCGCCGCTCCTCGTCGCCGAGCAGCGCCAGACAGGCGGTGGCCAGCGCGGCGGGATCGCGCGGCGGGACCAGCAGGCCGGTCGGCCCGACCACCTCGCGGGCCACCCCGACCTCGGTGGCCACCACCGCGCGGCCGCTCAGCATCGCGTCCGCCAGCAGGCGCGGGCTGCGCTGGGCGAGCGCCGAGAAGACCACCAGGCTGCCCGCCGCCCAGACCTCGGCCGGGCCGCCCTCGGGCCTGCCCTCGAAGCTGACCACCGCGTCCACACCGAGCCGCTCGGCTATCTCCCGGCAGTGCGCCAGGAAGCCGGGCGCCCCCTCCTCGCCGTACAACCGCAGCCGCGCGGCGGGCAGTTCGGCCCTGATCCGGGCGAAGGCGTGCAGCATCAGGGCCGGGTCGCGCCCCGGCTCCAGCGCGCCGGCCCAGACCAGCACCGGCCCCTCGGGCTCCGGCCCGGCCGCCGCCCTGGCCACCGCCGGGGTGCCCTCGTGCACCACCCTGATCCGGGCCGGGTCGGCCCCGCAGCGCTCCTGCCAGTGCCGGTCGTAGCCGCTGCCCGGGGTGAGCACGGCGGCCTGCCGGTAGGTCTCCTCGGTGAGCAGCCGGAAGAAGCCGATCAGCAGCGCGCGGACCGGCCAGCGGTACGGCGCGGTGCGGTAGCTGCGGTACTGCTCGCGCAGGTGCAGCCCGTGCTCGGTGATCACGAACGGGACGCCGTGCAGCTGCTTGGCGACCAGCGCGGGCAGCGCGGCCGGGCCGCCGCCCACCACGTGGCACAGGTCGGCCGAACCGAGCCCGCCGGGGCCGGTGCCGTACCAGGGCGCGGAGAGCGGCCGGAGGCACTGCTCCAGCAGGTCCGCCGCCACCAGGACGTCCCTGACCTGCGGCTGGCCCGCCGCCGTCTCGGCGCCGGGCGAGCGCCAGACCTGCTCCAGCACCCGCTGGGCCGGTCCGGAGGCCAGGAAGGCCGGCAGCGCGCCGTCCTCCCGGCCGAGCGCCGCCAGCCGGTGCAGCGCGGGGCCGAAGGACTCCCGCTCGCCGGGTATCACCAGCGAGCGGATCAGCGAGCGGTACGCCTGCTGGTAGGACCGCCGCCGGTGCAGCGCGGGCCCGCGCCCCTTCGGCCGCCGCCCCCAGAGCGGCAGCTCGGCGACCGGCACCGGGCCCTCGGCGGGCCCACCGCCGCCACCCAGCAGGTAGAGCCGGAACTCGTGCTCGGGCAGG
This genomic interval from Kitasatospora gansuensis contains the following:
- a CDS encoding lysylphosphatidylglycerol synthase domain-containing protein is translated as MTGTVDVDVDEGPYGSATASPAPPPLSLTKGEEGVAEEPPSGDHLAVDEPLLAARAHRPSDLLRFLAGLSGIVALFLVARFAVSTTSGLEHDIAVNAVRIPSWLTTVAGLVSSIAVLAVPLSFAVERLIKRDGLRVADGVLASVLAYGTSLGVDWWVAAGAPLTVQEALTQLPLNGEQVLTDPVHGYLAPVIAYMTAVGMSSRPRWRVALWSVVLLSGLTELISGYTTVLSLLLTVLIGWSVAYATLYAIGSPNIRPTGQHLMIGLRKVGFAPAGAHRAPDAPGGTRRYYVEQHSGPPLDVHIIDREQQASGFFYRAWRRLRLRSVAVRRSPQSLRQALEQEALIAYAATASGARAPQLVATSELGPDAAILVYEKLTGRPLDDLTDAEITDQVMASLWEAVDALHERRIAHRRLTGESLLVVDEKTGYLVNLSGGDIAAGDLTLRIDVAQLLTTFALRIGPERSVAVANGVLGADRVAAALPLLQPVGLSRSTRIDLSRLTKERKSAAQALALEQVAAGERTQQQAEEDIAAASEDLLSRIRGQILQVVPEAPLAPEKIERLKPKTVITVVALAFAAYFALTTIKPEQFNLDRMNWAWAAAALSASAVTYVAASMSLTGFVPERLPFKRTVAAQVAGSFVKLVAPAAIGGIALNTRYLQKSGIRSGPAVASVGASQLAGLAGHLLLLFVFGLVTGSQNDGSEGTDKAVIIAILTAAVLALVIAAVGPLRRFVVTRVRSLFFGVVPRMLDLMQTPTKLLTGFGGILLLTLSFTTCLDASIRAFGYSMSFSAVAVVFLTANAAGSAIPTPGGIGAVEIALFGALIASSVPPSVATPAVFLYRALTFWLPVIPGWLCYNVLQRRGAL
- the moeZ gene encoding adenylyltransferase/sulfurtransferase MoeZ; translation: MSLPPLVEPAAELTVDEVRRYSRHLIIPDVGMAGQKRLKNAKVLCVGAGGLGSPALMYLAAAGVGTLGIVEFDVVDESNLQRQIIHGQSDIGRSKGESARESVKEINPYVNVILHEERLDNDNVMEIFSGYDLIVDGTDNFATRYLVNDAAVLLGKPYVWGSIYRFDGQASVFWAEHGPCYRCLYPEAPPAGMVPSCAEGGVLGVLCASIGSIQVTEAIKLLAGVGEPLVGRLMIYDALEMNYRQVKIRKDPDCALCGENPTVTELIDYEAFCGVVSEEAQAAAAGSTITSKQLKAWQDDEEDIFLVDVREPGEYEIVNIPGAVLIPKNEFLMGNALETLPQDKKIVLHCKSGVRSAEVLAVLKSAGFSDAVHLGGGVLGWVNQIEPHKPVY
- a CDS encoding NAD-dependent epimerase/dehydratase family protein, with protein sequence MRVLLLGADGFIGRRVAERLLVEPDLQVTVLGRRDSADIRFDLTAGSPGALARFLDAVAPQAVINCAGATYGSSRTLIRSNTLAVATVCEAIRRSREPARLVHVGSAAEYGPMPAGVPVPESAEPRPAGPYGVSKLAGTELVLASGLDAAVLRVFDVVGPGSPAASLFGRLAEGLRRALEQEEHQVRMPDLSGYRDFVDVRDVARAIQSAAVSAATGVINIGSGHAVRARDAAQLLVRAAGFEGSISEDARVAALPVQPGAGQEHLPHYPPHRPAGEPAQWRQADVRTARDRLGWRTQVPLEESLGDIWLETACRV
- a CDS encoding DUF3492 domain-containing protein, producing the protein MRIALLTEGASSYAQRADSWCGRLIEGLPEHEFRLYLLGGGGGPAEGPVPVAELPLWGRRPKGRGPALHRRRSYQQAYRSLIRSLVIPGERESFGPALHRLAALGREDGALPAFLASGPAQRVLEQVWRSPGAETAAGQPQVRDVLVAADLLEQCLRPLSAPWYGTGPGGLGSADLCHVVGGGPAALPALVAKQLHGVPFVITEHGLHLREQYRSYRTAPYRWPVRALLIGFFRLLTEETYRQAAVLTPGSGYDRHWQERCGADPARIRVVHEGTPAVARAAAGPEPEGPVLVWAGALEPGRDPALMLHAFARIRAELPAARLRLYGEEGAPGFLAHCREIAERLGVDAVVSFEGRPEGGPAEVWAAGSLVVFSALAQRSPRLLADAMLSGRAVVATEVGVAREVVGPTGLLVPPRDPAALATACLALLGDEERRARLGLAGRLRAQERFAVEPVVTAFREIYLELVSRWPAFPAVAKAAARPFARPAEYWVAGPVTAEPVAEAV